In the genome of Gossypium arboreum isolate Shixiya-1 unplaced genomic scaffold, ASM2569848v2 Contig00776, whole genome shotgun sequence, the window aattaataaaattaaactaaaaatacaAACACAATTAGTTGATACTAAACCATAAAGCGAAAGGAAGGATGAGAAAATTAAGATAAATATGAATAAAGCTAAAAGTTGATACATATCAAACAAACATCCCATATGAAGCCATTTGATATATCCAAAGCAAAATCTCACTTATTACAATTACAACTGAAATCCTAATCCAAATAAAGTAAAAGTCTTCCGTGCCCTGCCTCAACCTCTGCTTCATTCTTCCATCTCCATCTTCACATTTCATACATGCAAAATTTCCAACCAAAACCCTGCTTTTTTAGAGAAAGTTTAACAACAGACACAGTCTCTACTCTACTCTAAAGGGAAACATAATATGAAATCAAATCTGATAGAGGAATTACAATTTTACCACATACCTCAATCTTCATTCATTAATAACAACCTTTTGGATGTGAGCAATTTTGTGCCAATCTTCACCCCCATTTTCTCTGTATCTTTTGCTCAACTCCGGACATCTATCAATTGTCAATTCTCTAAGGTTGGTCAGGCGGTCTATTCCCTCCGGTAGAGCTGACAAATTTCCGCAATCCTTAATCTCAAGTTTCTGAAGAGAAGTGAGATTCAATAGCCATGATGGTAGAACGAACAAATTTGGACACCAACTAATTTGTAATTGCTGCAAAGTGGAAGAAGATCCTTGAAGAAGCAATCGTGGCAAATCTGTTAAGGCATCTGATCCATCCATTAAGAAAGTTTTAAGGCTCAACTGAAGGTCGTTGTCTTCTTCCTCTTCTGCttccattttcaaattgatttgagCGCAATCAACTATTACAAGGTGTTCTAACTTGGTTAGGAATTTCAGGCTCCACGGCAATGAGACAAGTCTAATACAATATCTCAAGGCAAGTGTCCGAAGTGACTTCAGATACTGCATTCCTTCAGGTAAACATTCTAAGTTGATACACCGAACCAGTTTCACGTATTGAAGAGAAGTCCAACATCCTGcttgtatttctttcaaatgcgTAGCTTTAATGGTTATTACTAGATGGCTAAGCTCAATCAACCTTTGCAAGCTGTCAGGCAACTGCTTCAAATCAGTATCTCTCAAATTTAACGATTGCAAGCTGCGAAGCTTATTGAAAGACCTCGGGAGTTCACGTATACGGCTACATCCATCCAAATCAAGGTCTCGCAAGTGCTTTAAGGTACCAATGGAATTCGGTAAAGCCGTCAATGGTAAACCCCTTAATTCTAATGCTCGTAGATACTTGAAATTGGAGACACAGAGATTTATAACTGATTCATGAATAGCCTTTGATTCCACTAAAGCATCTTGGATGATTATTGTTCGAACATTTTTCATTTCCTCCAAAACATGCGGAACTTCAACCAACTTCTCATCACATAATAATAAATGTCGAACATTTTCATCAACCGTTTTTGTTTCGGAATTCACTATTTTACACTCTTTTTGAGACACATCTAATGCAAGATCATGTACCAGATCATGCATTTTGAAGGTAAACTTCAAGCGAAATTTGTTCTCCTTTTGGATGAGGCACCTTGACAGTAATTCATTCAAATATCGTTTGCCAACATCCTCCCACTCTTGATTTTGCTTCGGATGCTCAAGGAGTCCATTTGCCATCCAAAGACGAATGACATCGTCACTCAAATAGACCTTATCCTTTTTGTACAAGGATAAAAAAGCAAAACATCGTTGCAAATGAGATGGCAAATGATTGTAACTCAACTTCAACACTGGTAAAATATCGTTTTCATGTTGGTCAAGTCTCCATATTTCACTGTCTCTTATATAGATCCAATCAGATTCATCCGTTTTCTGAAACAGTAGGCTTCCCAATGTTCTTACTGCCAAGGGAACCCCTTTGCATTTTTTCACAATCTCCTCCCCGATTCTAATGAGATTTGGATAATGTTTCTCAGCACCATCATTAAAAGCCCATTTTGTAAATAAGGTCAAACAGTCTTCAAGAGGGAGACCTTTCAATATATAAGGGCGATTGGGACTCATTATCGAGGCCACGTCCAAACTCCGAGTGGTGACAATAATTTTGCTTAGAGAAAATCCA includes:
- the LOC108461685 gene encoding putative disease resistance protein RGA4, which gives rise to MAETFLFNIAERVLEKLVHLSAQEIRLAFNVKTDLKKLEDTMISIKAVLLDAERQQHQNEKLRLCMWKLRGIFYDAEDVIDDFKCEALRKQDATNHPDINNLKVRVLGSCCLPLSLSLKMSHKIKDINGRLGKLATEWKSFELRQCSDNRHVFRRETISFVDSSDVIGRDKDKENIISMLMKPSEDRNVPVIPIVGIGGLGKTTLAQLVYNDDQITSLFPLKIWICVSEEFDLSRLLKLIIQSVNKEERCDDSTLDGLQARLRSLLNDKKFLLVLDDVWNENQAKWVELRNLLRSTDGFSLSKIIVTTRSLDVASIMSPNRPYILKGLPLEDCLTLFTKWAFNDGAEKHYPNLIRIGEEIVKKCKGVPLAVRTLGSLLFQKTDESDWIYIRDSEIWRLDQHENDILPVLKLSYNHLPSHLQRCFAFLSLYKKDKVYLSDDVIRLWMANGLLEHPKQNQEWEDVGKRYLNELLSRCLIQKENKFRLKFTFKMHDLVHDLALDVSQKECKIVNSETKTVDENVRHLLLCDEKLVEVPHVLEEMKNVRTIIIQDALVESKAIHESVINLCVSNFKYLRALELRGLPLTALPNSIGTLKHLRDLDLDGCSRIRELPRSFNKLRSLQSLNLRDTDLKQLPDSLQRLIELSHLVITIKATHLKEIQAGCWTSLQYVKLVRCINLECLPEGMQYLKSLRTLALRYCIRLVSLPWSLKFLTKLEHLVIVDCAQINLKMEAEEEEDNDLQLSLKTFLMDGSDALTDLPRLLLQGSSSTLQQLQISWCPNLFVLPSWLLNLTSLQKLEIKDCGNLSALPEGIDRLTNLRELTIDRCPELSKRYRENGGEDWHKIAHIQKVVINE